The Candidatus Rubidus massiliensis DNA segment TTTCTTTGGATAAGCTTTATCACATAAGAAACTATAAAGGGGATTAGAGAAAGTTCAACGCCAATTATTCTTAAATTCTTATACTTTTTATGCAAAACCCAAAGTAATCCACCCCAGCCTGAACCTAATTCATAAATGGGACCAATTTTTAGTTCAGGTAAATGTTTTTCTATTTCTTTTCTAACCTTAAATGAAGTTGGTGTAGGTGTAATCCCAGCTCGCCAGGTATCAAATAAAATAATGACAAAGCAAATAAAAAAGAATAAAAATACAATTATAGATATCATAAAAATTTATCAATTAAGCAAAGCTTGTTATGGAAAGAAAAACTACAGAAAAAAACAATGAAGATCTAGAAAAAATTAGAAAAATTATTAACGAATTAATAGAAACTTTCGGAGGGGCTAATAGTGATTTTGACAAACAATTAGTTTCTCAAATGATTGAGAGCAGTTTAAAACTTTTAAAAGAAAAACATGACACTGGGCAATTGAAATTAATGAATCGCTCCTTAAAGGAGATGAGATACGCTTACAAATTATTTAATCAGTTTAAAGGAGATCCTTTTATAAGTATTTTCGGTTCTTCCAGAACTCCTCCTGATCATCCCGATTATAAAGCTGCTATGGAATTTGGCAAAATAATGGGTAAGGATGGATGGAAAGTAATTACTGGCGCGGCACATGGAATAATGAAAGCCGGACTTGAAGGAGTAGAAAAGACATCTTCTTTTGGTTTATCTATTAAATTACCTTTAGAGTTAACTACAAATGACATCCTTGAAAATGATCCTAAACTTGTTACTTTTCGTTATTTTTTTACACGAAAATTAATTTTTGTCAGTCAAGCAAAAGCCTTTGCAGCTTTTCCTGGTGGTTATGGAACTTTAGATGAGCTTTTTGAAGTTTTAACCCTGATGCAAACTGGAAAAACTAATATAGCACCAATAGTATTAGTCGAAGGAGAAGGGGAAAGTTATTGGAAGGAATGGCAAAAATATATAGATGCTTTTTTATTAGAGAAAGGATGGATAAGTCCAGAAGATAAAAGTTTATATTATCTAGCAAAAGATCCTGAAGATGCCAAAAATCATGTGGAACAATTTTATAAAAATTATCATTCGAGTCGTTACTTTAAAGATTATCTCGTCATAAGGATAAAAAGAATTATTCCTGACGAAATTGTTCAAGAGATTAATAAACGCTTCAAAACTTTATTAACATCAGGCGTTATTGAGCAAAAGAGTATTACTACTTCTGAAGAAGACCAAGAATTTCCACAATATCCTAGAATTGTTTTTCAACATAATAGGAAATATTATGGTTTATTGAGACAATTAATCGATTTTTTAAATAATTACTGATATTTGATATTGATTTTTGCTATTAAAGAAATTATTAAAAAATATAAATCTAATTTAATATCTATACAATCATTAACTTTTAAAGAATTCATAAAGAGTAATTGCTGAGAACTAATTTTCTTTAAAAACAAGTTAAAATGAGCAGGAATATTATGATTAATGAAAACTAAATATTTGACTAATGTGGTAAAGAATGCTCTTTCTAATTTTTCATCATTTTTTTTGCCTAAAAATTCAACTGAATAGGCAAAACAACTTTCTGTAAGGTCTATAAAATCTCTAAAATCTTTTCTTTCTATTTTGTCTTTATCTATAGAATATTCTAAACATTCCCCAGCAAGATCCAACAGATTAACAGTGATATCGATAAATTTTTGTATGAAAAATTCATTATTTTTATGATGGGACAAATCTATAATTCTTTTGTATTCTTTTAAAAAAGTAGGTAAAAATTTACTAAAGTTGATATCTTTATTATTTTTTAAAGGGGCTAATAAAGAGATTTTTGTGATATCAAAATGATTATTATAATCTTCTAGAAATTTTTTTATTTTAAAATATAAAATTTCAAACTCTTGATTGGTGTTTATTTTTACCAGCGATTGCAAGCTATTCCATTCAACTATATTTTTTTTGTTTGTTAAAATAGGAGCGTAAATAATGTATGTTAATAAATTAAAAGTATGTTCAAATAGCACTAATTGTTTTTTTAGATTTGTATCTTGAGTTAAATTTAGTTTTTTCAAACAATTTACTGAAAAAAAATTAATTATAATTTGAGTTGCAAAAGGTCCAAGTTTGTCTGCTGTACAAAAATTATTTAAAACTGAAATATTATTAATAGGGTGTTCAGCAAATTTCTTTTCAAAAATAATTTTTAAACTAATAAAAAAGACATTTTTTATTTCAGTTAATAGATCTTGAGAGGGTTTTTCTTTTTTAATGATTAAATCTAAATTATGTAAATAACTTAAAACAAAATTACTTAAATTAGTAAAATTAATAAGTGAAAAATTAGATAGTTGTATAAAGGCTTTGATATGAGTAATCGCAAAATGTATATCTTTCTTTAAAAAAATTTGTGTGAATTCTTTTATTATTAATTTATCAATGAAATCAATTAAGGTTGAGATTTTTTTTTGTTCCCATTCTTCTTTCTCTACACAATAATTTATGAAACTTTTTCTATAAAAAAAATAAAATTCAACTTTTTCCTCAAAAGTTATGTCATTATTTGCAGTAACACTTTCAAATATTTGAAAAAAAATTTCATTTAAATGAAGAGGAATAGTTTCGTTAGATTCGAAGAAAAGGGTTAAATAGCGCATTAATTGAGAGGGTTTTTTAAACAGCTTTAGAAGGGGGAGTGCATAAATAAAAAGCTTATTGCTTGAAATTAATTTTTTTGCCAGTTTTTTTCCAAACACCAAGCTGCCTTCATCAAGCTTATTCTGAGAATATAAAATAGCCATGTGTAGGCTGCTTATTCGACCTAAATAATACAAGTAGGTGAGTATATCTTTGAAATAGAATTCCTTAACTATATGGCAGGTGTCCAAGTAGCTTAAGAATAAATTTTCATCAAACTTTAAAACATTTTCCTTTGAAGTAAACGGAGGGTTAATAGATTTATAATGATCTATCATTTCTAAACGCCTATCTAATAACAATTCAATTTGTTCTTGAAATTCAAAGCATTTAGATAGCAAAGCAAAGTAATCGTTGGGTAGATAGATTAAATAATTGCAATATTGTTCTCTTTTTAAAAATGTTTGTAATAATTTATCTTTTTTGGAGACGAGCAATTTAAGTATTACTGATAAAAAAGAAAAGATAGTTTCTATATTTTTTTTATCTGCGAGATCACTGCCATTAAAGACAATTTCTCTAAATTCACTCCACTCGACAAAACGAAATTTATGATTTGAGACACTAGCCTGTTTATAAGTTATTATAGCCTCATGTTCTTCTAATAAATGAAAACTTTGCTCACAAAAAAATTGTAAATCAATACTATTTTTTAATAACGAATAGTTTTGGTCTATTTGAAAAGTTTTATCATTTGCAGTTAACAAATTAGTGATAGTCTCTAAAGCAGTATAAAAATTTATTTGCTTATAAATAATAGAAAAAAAGTCTAGAACTATAAATAAGTCATGTTCAGTTTTTATTTGAATTATGACATTTTTCAATAATGAAGAAAGAATCTCTTTCTTATCTTCTAAAGTTATCCATTGCTTAAATTTTATAATATATCTAGCTTGTTGAAGATAATTTGTTCCATTATTCTTAACAATTTGTGTATTAACATGTTTTTGCAATTGAGATAATTTAATCATTTGATGGTCTATAAAATACTCAATTTTTGAGGAAAACTTTATACTAGCTAAGGATTGTAAAATTTGATTTTGTATAGACTCTGGTAAATAAAGAATTATTTTATTTTTTACTAATAGATTAATTAAGCGATTGATAGGTAAAACTGCTTTTTCGTTGTAAAGAATAGATTTGACCAAACTTTCATAGGCATTAAGTAACCCAGGAGTTAACTCAATAGATTCAAGTAGGTCAAATAAGTGTTCCGTCTGGTCTGAAAATTGAGCAGATAGTAGTAAACGTTTATTATCAATGTTAAAGGGATATTTTGGTAAAACTTCTTTGGCAAAGTTGAAAAATTCAAAATAGTGTTGAGAGCTTGACGTTAAGATTTTTGAAAAATGTTTATTTGCGAATAAAATAAATTTTTTTAACTTATCTTTATTTGTTTTCCGATTTTTATATTCGTTAACAAGAATAGGTAAAAGTGTAGAAGCTATATGTTTTGGAAAATCTAATTTGTTATCCAATAATCTATCTATAAATGCTATTCTATCAAAATTTTCTGTAAAGGGAAGGGAAGTTAAAAAGATAAATAAAGGGTTTTGGCTATCTTCTAATAGTTCATAATTCGATTGCAAAAACGTAATGCATTCTTCAATTAAAGTTTTGCTCAATGCTTTTTGTTTTTTTGTTAATGCAATAATTTGGTCTGTTAAAGACTTTTTTATTGTAGAATCAAGTTTTTTAAAACTATTGTAAAATTTCAAAGAATTGGGTAAGGGAATTAATTCTAAAGCAGAATGAATAAATGTATAATCTTCTTCGCTCAAAGACTTTATTGTTTTTAAACTATTATAAGCTTTTGCCAATTCACCTTTATTGATTTGATAGACAATAAATTTGATATCTTTACCAGGAAGAGATTCATAAAAGGCTAAATAGTCAAAAAAACATTTTTCAGGTGAGATTAAATAAATATTTTTAACAAATTTTATAAGTTTATTGTTGTGATTAGTATGATTATAACTATAAAATTTAAATATTTTAGTAAAACTTAAAAGAAAACTAGAGTCATTATTGCTATTTTTACAAAGAATGGCTAACGAAATCAAATTGTCAATATAATCATAAGAGCGAGGGAGATTGGAAGAGTCTATAAATATTTTTTTTAATAAATCAAAGTTATCCCCTGCAAATTTTTCTTCTATTTGTTGCGCAATATTGTTGTCTAGATGCTTTAAAAAATTATACAAAATCTCGCAGTAAGTTAATTCATCAATGAAATTTTGCGCTTCTACTAATAATTTCAAGAAGTTGTAAGAACAATTTTTAATAGGCTTTTGAAGTATAAAAATGATTTGTTTTTTAAAAATATCGTGATGACAACTTTTTAAAAATCCCGAATGAATAGCGATCTGAAAATAACTTAAGTTATTTTCATCAAGTAAAATGGCAAATTTTAAGAAATAAAGACAGAAATTTTCATGAGAAAAAAATTGAGAATGTTTATCTATAAAATCAAAAAAAGGAACAATGCCTTCGATATTCATTTCTATAAAAAGTTTGAGATAACTTGTAGACTTCTCAACAATTATTTCTAAAGCATGACTAATTAAATCTAGCGATTCGTTTTTTTCTCGATTGAATTCGTCACTTGTAACATGGTTTTCAAACGCTAAAAGAATGTTTATGAAATTTACAAAATCTTCTCGAATAAGTTTAGATAAAGTCGCATTATCAAAGTTTTTACTCGTTTTTTCCGAAAATTTTCTCTTATAAGAATAAAATACTTCTTCTTCTTTGTATTGGGATAAAATTTTTAAAGGGTAATAATCTTTATCTTTAAATATAGCTTGAGGGAGCTTTGTACAGATTTCATTCTTTAAAGATAATGGATCAGTTAAAAAAAAAGACTTTAAACTTATAAATAAATAATTATGCCATAGTATAGTTAGTTCGTGGGAATTTTTTGAAGTGACATAGTAAAACATTTGATGTAGTTGCCAATAATCAATTGGAAATAATACAAACTGCGTCAAAGGATTTTCAGGAAATAAATTTAAGGAATAGCAGACTTTATCTAATTCAATTTTGTCTGTAACAGATTGTAAAATAGGTAAAAGAGAATAAGCGCTAAATAAATTTTGAAAAATTCCTCTATTCTCATTGAACTTATGGAATAAATTTTTCCAATTTTGCAAAGAAAAATAACAATCAGAGTTCACAATTTCCGAATTGAATTTTGGAACTAAATTTATTAATATAATTTCCCACTCTTTTTGTTTAAAAAATAAGTTTTTCTCAGTTTTTTCTAGCAAAGTAGGCAATTCTTCTAGGTCTTGCCAATCGATAGTTTCTGAAAAAAAAGTGTTTAAAATTTTATGGAGGCTTGTTTCCTTGTCTGAATATTTTACATTTTTTGCTATTACATGAAAAAATTGAAAAGTTCTATAGATTAAAATACTATCATTAGCAAGAAAATTTATCACTTTTTCAACAGCTTCTAAGAAGCTGTCATTATCTTGTAAGTGTAAAACTAAGTGTTTTCTAAGCTTTTGACAAAGGATAAAATTGTTATCTATTTCTCTTAAATCTAATGGTTTTTCAGAACTTAAAACATTAAAATCGGCATCATTAACAATTTGCTCGCATGAGGCAATTATTTCCGTACATGGACCATCTTCCTCAAGGCTGTCTGAATGGACAAAATTTGTCGAAGTGGGTAATAAATCTATTAGGGGATAGGAATTAAAAAATAAAAAACGGCTATGATCCATAGTTATTATACTCTTTCACCAGCCCTTAAGTGATGAATATTAAAAGACAAAAGAAATCTTAAATCCACTCAAGAATCTAAGTGATTTTATCTTGTCAGTTAAATTTAAGAATCGATATTGTAATAACCCTAATAAATCCAAAGAAGGATGAGTTCTTTTTTTTGTTTAAGTCGTCTTATAAAGACTTTTAAAGACTAATATGTATTTTTAATTCGAAATTAGAGTAATTATTATTTTTTGTAAGATAAAAGCTTTCACTTAAAAAACTTTTACCAAACAAAAATTTCTTCTCGACACCTTTTTTTTAGTACGATATCTTAACGGCTTATGTAAATTTACATGTTTAATATAAAGTTAAAAAAGATATCGTTTTTTTTAATTAAAGTATACGATTTATCACCTCTTAATTTAAGAAGTATTAATTATTTGATATAGTTATTTATATAAGTTAAACCAAGAGAAAATAATGAAATGTCCATTTTGCTTGCATAATGAATCAAAAGTTATTGATTCTAGAGAATCATGCGAAATAAATGCCGTTAGAAGGAGACGTGAATGCTTACATTGTTTTCATCGCTATACAACTTTTGAAACTATTGAACTAGCGGTACAAGTGCATAAAAGAGATGGACGATTTGAAGATTTTCAACAAGCCAAGCTGATGAATGGATTAATTGCGGCTTGCCGTCATACGACGATAAGCTATGAACAAGTGAAGGATTTAGCAGCAAAAATTACAAGTGAGTTAATGCAACGACAAGTAAAAGAAATTTCTACTACCGAAATTGGAGAATTAGTAATGTCCCATTTATTAAAATTAGATCCAATTGCATATATAAGATTTGCTTGTGTATATAAACGTTTTAAAAATGTTGAAGAAATGATGGATGCTATTTGTATGATCCAATCAAAAGATGATTCAGTAAATCAATTAAAATTAAAAAACTAAGTGGCCGGAGGTATTATGCCGTTAAACCAAGCTGAAATCGAAAAATTTAAAGAAAGATTAGAGCAACTGAGAAACCAAATCACCCATACTTTAAAAGGAACCACTGCTGAAGTTAAAGCTCCTGATGAAGCAACTGGTTATTCTCAACATCAAGCTGATCAGGGAACAGATGATTTCGACCGAAACATTACCTTAGAAATAACTTCTAGAGAATTTAACATTCTCAAACAAATAGATCGAGCATTGGAAAAAATTAAAGAAGGTACATACGGTGTATGTGATGTTAGTGGCAAAGACATACCCTATGCAAGGCTCGACGCTGTCCCATACGCTACCATGACAGTACAAGCGCAAGAAGAGTTAGAAAAGGAAAGGGCTAGGAAAGGATATGTTTAAATATTATAGGTAACCTTTGAAACTTCGTATCATTGCTTTTATTCTTTTTGTTAGTTTATTGTGTGTGGATTTTCTTTCGAAATTTTTAGTAAACCAACATCTTCCCGTTATGGATAGTCGTTTTCCCTTCTACCCATACGGAGGCATTGCTATTTTTAAAAATTTTCTTGGGATTGAATTTTCCATAAGTCATGCTACTAATAAAGGTGCTGCTTGGGGTTTATTTGCTAATTTTCAACAATTATTACTATACTTTAGAATAGTTTTAATCGCTGGCCTTATAGCTTACATTATAGAGTTTAATAAAAAAGTTAACAATACTGTGCCATTGTCGATAATAGCTGCCGGCGCTGTTGGAAATGTAATTGATTACTTTTTATACGGTCATGTTGTCGATATGTTCCATTTTATTTTATGGGGTTATGATTTTCCTGTATTTAATATTGCAGATTCTTGCATCTTTATCGGCATTTGTTGGCTAATTGTAAATTCCTGGATAGAAGAAAAAAAAACTAGATCTATTAGTAATGAAACCACCTATAAAAATTAGTACAATTCAAGAAAATGGGCTTTACCAAGCTTCAAAATGGCAAAAGATTACCCTTTTTGTAAGCCATAATGAATTAAAAAAATGCCTTCAAAGCTTGCAAGCGTTTACTTTACACCCTTTAGGTGTAATTTGTGAAGTTGATCAATTGGAAATATCATTAGATGCTTTCTTAAACGTTTATGCCGAATATATTGATAGTTTACAAGCTAGACGAGTACCTGATCAACAACTCATAAAAGAGCAAATGACTTTGGCCTTAACTGTAGATAAAAATCAATTATACGCAATAGAAGTTCCATCTAAAAAATATTTACTACGGGTAATTAGACCTGTTATACAAATAGTGCCTCACACCATCAGCTTTTCAAGGATGGATTATCAATTTCACTCCAATGTTATGGGGATGGACACCATTCAATGGGGCATTCAAATAAGCTACCCTCAACTTT contains these protein-coding regions:
- the fas6 gene encoding LOG family protein ORF6 in fasciation locus yields the protein MERKTTEKNNEDLEKIRKIINELIETFGGANSDFDKQLVSQMIESSLKLLKEKHDTGQLKLMNRSLKEMRYAYKLFNQFKGDPFISIFGSSRTPPDHPDYKAAMEFGKIMGKDGWKVITGAAHGIMKAGLEGVEKTSSFGLSIKLPLELTTNDILENDPKLVTFRYFFTRKLIFVSQAKAFAAFPGGYGTLDELFEVLTLMQTGKTNIAPIVLVEGEGESYWKEWQKYIDAFLLEKGWISPEDKSLYYLAKDPEDAKNHVEQFYKNYHSSRYFKDYLVIRIKRIIPDEIVQEINKRFKTLLTSGVIEQKSITTSEEDQEFPQYPRIVFQHNRKYYGLLRQLIDFLNNY
- the nrdR gene encoding Transcriptional repressor NrdR, giving the protein MKCPFCLHNESKVIDSRESCEINAVRRRRECLHCFHRYTTFETIELAVQVHKRDGRFEDFQQAKLMNGLIAACRHTTISYEQVKDLAAKITSELMQRQVKEISTTEIGELVMSHLLKLDPIAYIRFACVYKRFKNVEEMMDAICMIQSKDDSVNQLKLKN
- the yocK gene encoding General stress protein 16O, whose protein sequence is MPLNQAEIEKFKERLEQLRNQITHTLKGTTAEVKAPDEATGYSQHQADQGTDDFDRNITLEITSREFNILKQIDRALEKIKEGTYGVCDVSGKDIPYARLDAVPYATMTVQAQEELEKERARKGYV
- the lspA gene encoding Lipoprotein signal peptidase; this translates as MDSRFPFYPYGGIAIFKNFLGIEFSISHATNKGAAWGLFANFQQLLLYFRIVLIAGLIAYIIEFNKKVNNTVPLSIIAAGAVGNVIDYFLYGHVVDMFHFILWGYDFPVFNIADSCIFIGICWLIVNSWIEEKKTRSISNETTYKN